The genomic DNA ACTGAATTTCTTCAGCAATTACACAGCCAAATATTATCATCAGCCATCTGACCAGTATTACGATTGGTGGGACGCCGCGTCGATGGTCCAAAACGCCGAACTCGGCCTCGCGATCGCCCTCAAGATCGCAAATTCGCCGACTGTGCCGCGTTACAAGGACACGGACGAGTTCTCATCGGCAGATAAGAAGCGGTTTGGGAAATAAGCGTAGGAATAAATGAACAATACTTTCTACATCACTACGCCGATCTATTACGCGAACAGTTTGCCGCATTTGGGGCATTTGTACACGACGATCGTCGCGGACGCTATCCGTCGGCATAAGCGGCAGCGTGGGTTCGATACCTATTTTTTGACCGGAACGGACGAGCATGGAATAAACATCCAGCGAGCGGCGGAAAAGAATGGGCGAACACCTAAAGAGCAGGTCGATCTGATCGCGGGCGAATTGAAACGGATGTTCCACGATTTTCGGCTTGACGGGGAAAATGGCGGATACGACATCTTCATGCGGACGACCGAGCCGTTTCATTACGAAGGCGTCCAACATCTGTGGCGTGAGATCGCCAAAAACAAGACGCCGAAAGGGAACGACACGATCTACAAAGGCTTTTACGAAGGCTGGTTTTGCGGACCATGTGCAGAGTTCAAAGGGGAAGCTGACCGAACGTTGGAAAGTCCAACACTTTGAAACCAGAGGGAGAA from Acidobacteriota bacterium includes the following:
- a CDS encoding class I tRNA ligase family protein, which translates into the protein MNNTFYITTPIYYANSLPHLGHLYTTIVADAIRRHKRQRGFDTYFLTGTDEHGINIQRAAEKNGRTPKEQVDLIAGELKRMFHDFRLDGENGGYDIFMRTTEPFHYEGVQHLWREIAKNKTPKGNDTIYKGFYEGWFCGPCAEFKGEADRTLESPTL